TGGCCAACGCCGGCATCGATCAATCGAACATCGAGCACCGTGAAGGCGAAGAGCGCGTCCTGCTGCTGCCCCAGGATCCCGACGGGTCCGCGCAGAGGCTGAAAGTCGCGCTGGATGCAGCCGGCGACCTCAATCTTGGGATCGTCATCAACGACAGCTTCGGCAGACCCTGGCGCAATGGTGTCGTCGGCGTGGCGATCGGCGCTGCCGGCATTCCCTCGCTGCTGAGCCAAATCGGCGTCCCCGACATGTTCGGCCGGGCAATGCGCGTCACCGAGATCGCCATCGCCGATGAGATCGCCGGCGCCGCCTCACTGCTGATGGGGCAGGCGGGCGAAGGCATGCCGATCATCCTCGTCCGTGGCCTGACGCTTGATGGGCCGGTCTCACCCGCGGCCGCGCTGGCGCGAGCCAAGAGCCAGGATATGTTCCGATGAGCGGCGGCGACCGCAATGTTGTTGCGCTTTGTGGCGGGGTCGGCGGCGCCAAGCTCGCCTATGGCCTCAATCGTTTGCTGGGTGCCAAGCTCGCCATCATCGTCAACACAGGCGACGACTTCGAGCATCTTGGTCTCACGATCTCGCCCGACATCGACACGGTCGTCTATACGCTGGGCGAACTCGCCGACGAAGAGCGTGGCTGGGGACGAACCGGCGAAAGCTGGAACTTCATGGAGGCGCTCGGCGGCCTCAAGGGCGAGACATGGTTTCGTTTGGGAGACCGTGATCTTGCCATGCATGTCTTGCGCTCGCGCGCGCTCGGCGCCGGCGTAACCTTGACCGATTTCACGGGCAGGATTGCATCGCATCTCG
This Bradyrhizobium sp. CCBAU 53421 DNA region includes the following protein-coding sequences:
- the cofE gene encoding coenzyme F420-0:L-glutamate ligase, which produces MPVGTRVEYIALQDIRRVEPGEDLAVLIRQSLAGMSLQLQRGDILVIAQKIVSKSEGRYVRLSDVEPSPEALELAAAVGKDPRFLEVVLRESAEVVKTRPNVVIAAHRLGFVMANAGIDQSNIEHREGEERVLLLPQDPDGSAQRLKVALDAAGDLNLGIVINDSFGRPWRNGVVGVAIGAAGIPSLLSQIGVPDMFGRAMRVTEIAIADEIAGAASLLMGQAGEGMPIILVRGLTLDGPVSPAAALARAKSQDMFR